The stretch of DNA CCTGGAGCATCACTTCCTGCAGCTGGTTTGCGATTCAAATATCGAATAACAGCATCTTCAACCCTGCTCAAAGTTGTTAAAACAAGATGTaaaattttatatgttaattGATATAGTAGTTAAAGTATTCATAAAACattgaaaaggaaaacaaatcaaTTCAAGTCTTATTTTAACTGGCAAATGAATAAAAGAAAACGCAACCATacattttaaaacatttgaaattaaATCCTATCATGGCCATATCAGTGTTGTGGATGGTATAAAAgagcagtttgttcaaattccgctaagCTACAGTGCCACTATAGCTGCTACTTGACAATAATTGTACTGAATTAATGTACAGTGGAACAATAgggatttgttcaaattccgctatgctATAGCAGCACAGCTCAGCTACTTGACAACGCTGAGCCATATGACATGAAAATAGGTGTATAAAACCAACGGTCCAACTAACATATATACCAATATTATATCTTATTTTGAGTAAAGCACAACTAATTCCAGCGGACGATGATGAATTAATTTGCAATTAAAGATGGTAGCGAGCAAAGGAGAcatgcaaaaaacaaaatataaaataaaataaaacaatggaGGACAAAAAACTGAGCAGAGATAGATCTCAAAGCTTaccatggttggttgaaaaaaTCTGCTCGGCGCTCTTTTTCAGCACTGCGACTAGGTTCTCCAGCTGCAGCTTTCAGATCCCTGCTTTGAGATTCAATCAAGGCATTAATAAATTCTACTGGAGATTGACTGAAACCAAGAAAGAATGCCCGTCTCCTACGGTGCTCATGGATTTTTCTAATGATTCCACATATAGCTTCATCACATGTTTCGATCTCTTTGTTCTTCTCAACATTAGCCAATAATGCAGACAACTCCCTCTGAATAGGAAAAGGAACATCGACCGTTACATCATAACAAGCACTCCCAGCTGGACTATTTCCCGATAGTTTAATCTGGTGCTCCAAAACTATAGGCGCTGGAGGGAACAAATGGTGTGATATTCTCTGCGAAACCGTTGTAAACTTCACTTTTTCTTCCCCAAATACTTTCTGAAGAGCCTGATCGCAGTGAAAGAAAGAAGGGTCATTAGGGTTTTGCAGTTTTCTAGCCTTCACATAGTGCCATATCGCAGCAATAATTCTTGGACGGGTTTCAACCTCAATACCAAGAACTTCAGTCAATGCTGGCGAAAGCTTAAACTTCTCAGGTGCATAATTCATTTCCAGACGTATattcaccagaaattctttaTCCCCTTTCCTCTTCACTTCAAAACCCTCTTGAGGACTGGGTGATCGAGAATTCTCCCACACAATAACATGGTTATCGGGATATAGCCTCTGATCCAAAGAAATGATTACTCTTTTGAAAAAAGCCGAGAACTTTGGATACATCGGAGACGACTTTTGAACTACACCCGGCTGATCAGGGTCAATACCATCTTCCAATATCCTCCCAACTACCTTCAGTGTCCATGTCGGAGGCTCAGCATTTGGTTTCATAGGTATCGTGCGAATTTGATTCGCAAAAGTGTTAAATACATAGATACGAAGAGTTTTCTGAATACAAGGCGGATTCTTCAGCGCTTCCTGAATATCAACCTTCTTTCTAGAAAGCGCAGCATCAACACGAGACTCAAACTCAAGAAGCTGTGTATAAAGAGCAGATTCTGGCAGTATAGCAGCCACCCTTTCCTGCAACTGTTTCTCAGGAAGCTTCTGCTTCTTCCTCCGTGCAGCAGGCGTGAGTTCCATTGGTCTCAACGGTGAAAAATTATTCTGAGGCAAAAACCCAACAGGCCTCATAGGTGGTTTAAAAGGACCACGTTTCACACTACCACTCCCCGGTGTGGACATCGACGACGACGAAACTCCCAAATTCCCTAAACCACCAACCTGATTCTGGTTAAGAGTCAACCCTTGAGCTTGCAAATGAGCTTGGAGTTGAGCATGAGCTACTGCCGCAGCTTGCGCATGAGCTGCCTGAGCCTTAGATTGTGCTTGGACAATAGCATGAGCTTGAGACTGTGGAAACTGCCCTTGAAAACTAGCAGCAATTTGagcttgggcttgggcttgaGCTTGAGCCTGGGCTTGTGAAAACACAGGATTTGTAGACATAGAAGGTGAAGGTATTCCAGCATTACCAAATGATGATGAAGAGGCACCAATGCCTTTAGAAGTGTTATTATTGTTCACAGACATCACTATCCAAAATCTAATCAACAAAAAGAGACAAAaccaaaaatcaataaaataaaataaaatctttaagacccaaatgaaaaaatcttaaCTTTATGTAACAATCTCAATCATGAACCAAGTGGGGgacaaaatccaacaaattcaAATGTTAAAATTCATAACTTTGTAAAAATCCTAAATTTACGTTCTCAAAAATGGAAAGAACAAAAATCACTGACTTTGAATCCAAATCAAGTAGTGTTTACCTCGATCTGGATTTAGGTTGATCCACTGACTCTGAAAACTTTGATCTTCGCTTGAATAGAGTTTTGGAGAGTGAATTAGGGTTTGGTGTGAGAGAGAGATGAGTTGAATTAGGGTTTGATGAGTGAAAATTGAGAAGAGAAAGAAGTGAATTGGAGAAATTGAAGAGAGTGTGACAGATTGAGAATCGTGAATTttgaggaagatgatgatggtgaagttTTGCTAGGGTTTGGAAAATGGCTCAAATTCGAGAGGGAGACAGGCTCATCAAATGGTCCATGATGGGCCATTTTCTTCAATAGTTAGATTTACATAGCTACATGGTACTTATTATATACCTTCTGCACATGAATTTTTTCACTTTCCTCCACCTATACCTGAGACGTGAGACATCATCCCAATTCCCAACTTCTCTCTCCTGATCACCTCTACATTCTACACTCATTTCTTCGACAGCTatgtaagtaaagtctgatcaAGAAATTATTCCACTCAAAAACCGAACCTGGTTCTCCCGAAATCAGTCATTTTTGGTGAAACTCATCTAacacaatatttattatttataattaatatttactattataattaataattctCTATAAAGCTAACACCTAATTTGTTCCGGATCTCGTTATTGAAGTTTAAACTCGTTATCAAAATTCTTTAAGTTTATCAGAAATTAAAATTACTTGATTAAAGTagaaaaaaacacttttttggTTCAGAATAGATGAAGATGCTTATTTAACTAAAGCATGTGTGTATGTACTGCAACTCTCAGACCCAAGTTTCTTTCTTCCAAACCTCTTATTTGTGCCGGCAATGAGGGAATAACAGTGATGGATCTGAAAAGTGAAATGAAACAAGGGTTGCAACATAAACGTTATTACTAATATACTAGTTTAAATACTAGTTTAAAACTCCGTGCATCGAGTCgagaattttatttgttatttgagtttgtcactatattaatgtaaaacatttatttaaaattaaataaaattatttatttgaaattatttatataaatgaaattattgtattaattatttattgtaaatttatttattgattttttatgtttcagttACAAATAatagtcccgtgtatatttttttttaaaaaaaatatttatgtttcttttttttatgaaaaatattgtttgtcctttttttttagagtattgttttatatttctatattcctCTTTTTATGcggttttttcttatttttctatattttttttattgactaaactttctataaattttttattgtt from Trifolium pratense cultivar HEN17-A07 linkage group LG5, ARS_RC_1.1, whole genome shotgun sequence encodes:
- the LOC123884517 gene encoding SWI/SNF complex component SNF12 homolog gives rise to the protein MSVNNNNTSKGIGASSSSFGNAGIPSPSMSTNPVFSQAQAQAQAQAQAQIAASFQGQFPQSQAHAIVQAQSKAQAAHAQAAAVAHAQLQAHLQAQGLTLNQNQVGGLGNLGVSSSSMSTPGSGSVKRGPFKPPMRPVGFLPQNNFSPLRPMELTPAARRKKQKLPEKQLQERVAAILPESALYTQLLEFESRVDAALSRKKVDIQEALKNPPCIQKTLRIYVFNTFANQIRTIPMKPNAEPPTWTLKVVGRILEDGIDPDQPGVVQKSSPMYPKFSAFFKRVIISLDQRLYPDNHVIVWENSRSPSPQEGFEVKRKGDKEFLVNIRLEMNYAPEKFKLSPALTEVLGIEVETRPRIIAAIWHYVKARKLQNPNDPSFFHCDQALQKVFGEEKVKFTTVSQRISHHLFPPAPIVLEHQIKLSGNSPAGSACYDVTVDVPFPIQRELSALLANVEKNKEIETCDEAICGIIRKIHEHRRRRAFFLGFSQSPVEFINALIESQSRDLKAAAGEPSRSAEKERRADFFNQPWVEDAVIRYLNRKPAAGSDAPGST